One window of Solwaraspora sp. WMMA2056 genomic DNA carries:
- a CDS encoding sigma-70 family RNA polymerase sigma factor, which yields MAPTSTSDAERLEPFRVELTGYCYRMLGSGFEAEDAVQETMLRAWRSFDRYDGRRASLRTWLYSIATNVCVDMLRSAQRRALTMDLDPAAQAGGDLGPPVPEHAWVLPVPDDLVVPVDASPESVVLQRESLRLAFVAALQHLPPRQRAVLILRDVLRWRADEVAHLLDSSVASVTSALQRARATLRTAAPDPGEPLRPSDSRQRDLLTRYCAAFEQHDVTALVALLHEDATMTMPPFRWSLRGREHIRTALLDPRSGCAGARLLPTAANGSPAFWQTRPGPAGHVPFALVLLDVADGQVAAITTYLDVDRLLTLFAPDDDDWRETEYLSRGANGRELRRRIAEMEAGAGVPRELTEPDDATGAAALGGTRSASDGADVSWSAPATGGRVRPGRRRG from the coding sequence GTGGCACCGACCTCGACCAGCGACGCGGAACGGCTGGAGCCGTTCCGCGTCGAGTTGACCGGCTACTGCTACCGGATGCTCGGCTCCGGTTTCGAGGCCGAGGACGCGGTCCAGGAGACGATGCTCCGCGCCTGGCGTTCGTTCGACCGGTACGACGGGCGGCGCGCCTCGCTGCGTACCTGGCTCTACTCGATCGCGACCAACGTCTGCGTCGACATGCTGCGCAGCGCACAGCGGCGGGCGTTGACCATGGACCTCGACCCGGCGGCGCAGGCCGGCGGTGACCTCGGCCCACCGGTGCCGGAGCACGCCTGGGTGCTGCCGGTCCCGGACGACCTGGTCGTGCCGGTCGACGCGTCCCCAGAGAGCGTGGTGCTGCAACGGGAGTCGCTGCGGCTGGCGTTCGTCGCCGCGCTGCAGCACCTGCCGCCCCGGCAGCGGGCGGTGCTGATCCTGCGCGACGTGCTCCGCTGGCGGGCCGACGAGGTCGCGCACCTGTTGGACAGCAGCGTCGCGTCGGTGACCAGTGCATTGCAACGGGCGCGGGCCACGCTGCGCACCGCCGCCCCCGACCCGGGGGAACCGCTGCGACCGTCCGACAGCCGGCAACGCGACCTGCTCACCCGCTACTGCGCCGCGTTCGAGCAGCACGACGTCACGGCCCTCGTCGCGCTGCTGCACGAGGACGCCACGATGACCATGCCGCCGTTCCGGTGGTCGCTGCGGGGCCGCGAGCACATCCGGACCGCGTTGCTCGACCCACGGTCGGGCTGTGCCGGCGCGCGGCTGCTGCCGACCGCTGCGAACGGCTCGCCGGCGTTCTGGCAGACCCGACCTGGCCCGGCCGGGCACGTACCGTTCGCCCTGGTCCTGCTCGATGTGGCGGACGGCCAGGTCGCCGCCATCACCACGTACCTCGACGTCGATCGTCTGTTGACGCTGTTCGCGCCGGACGATGACGATTGGCGCGAGACGGAGTACCTGTCCCGGGGCGCCAACGGCCGTGAGCTGCGCCGCCGGATCGCAGAGATGGAAGCGGGCGCGGGCGTCCCACGCGAGTTGACCGAACCCGACGATGCGACCGGTGCCGCTGCGCTGGGCGGCACCCGGTCCGCCTCCGATGGCGCTGATGTCAGTTGGTCGGCACCGGCGACAGGTGGGCGCGTTCGCCCTGGGCGCCGAAGAGGGTGA
- a CDS encoding maleylpyruvate isomerase family mycothiol-dependent enzyme, which translates to MNQTDRVREAVAAHRRDLVALLAELDPGQWDGTTLCAGWRVREVVAHITMPFRTSLGRMMLDLVRAGGRFDRMADRSARRDATAMSHEQLSTALRDNIDHPWAPPGGGPAGALAHEVIHGLDISVGLGLGYRVPIDRLKLVLAGMRPRNIAYFGTDLTGVQLQATDLDWSHGSGTPVHGAAQDLLLVVCGRRLPPGRLAGSAADRFTRSATAS; encoded by the coding sequence ATGAATCAGACCGATCGGGTACGGGAGGCGGTCGCCGCGCATCGCCGCGACCTGGTGGCGCTGCTCGCCGAGCTCGACCCGGGCCAGTGGGACGGCACGACGCTGTGCGCCGGCTGGCGGGTACGTGAGGTCGTCGCCCACATCACCATGCCGTTCCGTACCTCATTGGGCCGAATGATGCTGGACCTGGTCCGCGCCGGCGGCCGGTTCGACCGGATGGCCGACCGCAGCGCCCGCCGCGACGCCACCGCCATGTCGCACGAGCAGTTGTCGACCGCCCTGCGGGACAACATCGACCACCCCTGGGCGCCGCCCGGCGGCGGCCCGGCCGGGGCGCTCGCCCACGAGGTCATCCACGGCCTGGACATCAGCGTCGGTCTCGGGCTCGGCTACCGGGTGCCGATCGATCGGCTCAAACTGGTGCTGGCCGGGATGCGGCCCCGCAACATCGCCTACTTCGGCACCGACCTGACCGGCGTCCAACTACAGGCGACCGACCTCGACTGGAGCCACGGCAGCGGGACACCGGTGCACGGGGCGGCACAGGATCTGCTGCTGGTTGTCTGCGGCCGGCGCCTCCCGCCGGGCCGGCTCGCGGGTTCCGCCGCCGACCGTTTCACCAGATCGGCGACCGCGTCCTAG
- a CDS encoding helix-turn-helix transcriptional regulator — MKPMSPSEYLIMSLRCFRESAGLTQEQWGASIGYSAQHVSAIERGNRAALPDYLARVDGRYGTTFLHFYQNFVLSESAPVWLREWIEIEREAAVLRWFEPSLIPGLLQTEAYARAVLSWGGLLTAVEIEQRLSSRMDRQAVLCREPTPPMAFFVVDEQALRRTVGDAAVMGEQYERLLKVSEMPHVHLQVIPSGAGPHAGLAGAFILARSTEGTEAAHIDAALEAGITDRPNDIAALHARWDAMRSEALPHSAAVRMIKEVAETWT; from the coding sequence ATGAAACCGATGAGCCCGAGCGAGTATTTGATCATGAGTCTTCGGTGCTTCCGGGAGTCGGCAGGGCTGACCCAGGAACAGTGGGGTGCCAGCATCGGATACTCGGCGCAGCATGTCAGTGCTATTGAGCGTGGCAACCGTGCGGCACTGCCGGACTACCTCGCTAGGGTCGATGGACGTTACGGGACAACCTTCCTGCACTTCTATCAGAACTTCGTGCTCAGTGAATCCGCCCCCGTTTGGCTCCGTGAGTGGATCGAGATCGAGCGCGAGGCTGCGGTGCTGCGCTGGTTCGAGCCAAGTCTCATCCCCGGGTTGCTGCAGACCGAGGCGTACGCGCGTGCGGTTCTCTCATGGGGTGGACTGCTGACGGCGGTGGAAATCGAGCAGCGGCTGTCGTCGCGGATGGACAGGCAGGCGGTGTTGTGCCGTGAACCGACGCCTCCCATGGCGTTCTTCGTAGTCGACGAGCAGGCACTCCGGCGAACCGTGGGGGACGCCGCGGTGATGGGCGAGCAGTACGAGCGCTTGTTGAAGGTGTCAGAGATGCCCCATGTACACCTACAGGTGATCCCCTCCGGAGCCGGACCACATGCCGGGCTGGCGGGGGCGTTCATCCTGGCCCGGAGTACGGAGGGCACCGAGGCCGCCCACATTGATGCGGCCCTGGAGGCAGGGATCACCGACCGACCGAACGACATTGCGGCCCTTCACGCCCGATGGGACGCTATGCGGAGCGAGGCGCTGCCGCACTCGGCGGCGGTGAGGATGATCAAGGAAGTGGCGGAGACATGGACATGA
- a CDS encoding DUF397 domain-containing protein, with product MDMTREPSWRKSSRSGNGGSTCVEVADNLPGRVLVRDTKDRDGGTLTFGSAAWSAFVELTKAS from the coding sequence ATGGACATGACCCGGGAGCCGAGCTGGCGGAAGTCAAGTCGATCCGGCAACGGTGGGTCTACCTGCGTCGAGGTTGCGGACAACCTGCCGGGGCGGGTCCTGGTCCGGGACACGAAGGACCGCGACGGTGGGACGTTGACGTTCGGTTCGGCTGCGTGGTCGGCGTTCGTCGAACTGACGAAGGCCAGCTGA
- a CDS encoding IS3 family transposase (programmed frameshift), translated as MARISSYTPEFREEAVQLVLQSNKPVSQVAREIDVHPETLRSWVRQYRRENSGAQDSPPIGVDERARLKELERRNRELEMENSFLKKAAGVLREGPSVTSLYEFIETMRLDTAKYAYPVDFMCEQLGVSRSGYYEWRTRPDSATATRRAHLRSAIEEVFAASDGTYGHRRVHAQLRRQGVSAGPELVRQLMRELGLVPCQPRPRRWGLTQSSSGTVPDLVGREFTADAPGEKLVGDITYIPTGEGWLYLATVIDCCTKEVIGYAMDDHYQTPLISRAIRNAARNRELRKNAIFHSDRGSNYMSDDYGRTLRDLRLRRSAGRTGTCFDNAMAESFFGALKNERVSRVKYPTREAARRDVTAYIEFWYNRQRLHSAVGYRPPREVHAEFENLQIAA; from the exons ATGGCACGCATAAGCTCATACACCCCAGAGTTCCGTGAAGAAGCAGTGCAACTCGTTCTACAGTCGAACAAGCCAGTGTCGCAGGTTGCCCGGGAGATCGACGTTCACCCGGAGACGCTCCGTTCCTGGGTCCGCCAGTACCGGCGGGAAAACAGCGGCGCCCAGGACAGCCCACCGATCGGCGTCGACGAGCGCGCTCGACTGAAGGAACTCGAACGTCGCAACCGGGAACTCGAAATGGAGAACAGCTTCCTGAAAAAAGCCGCGG GCGTACTTCGCGAAGGACCCTCGGTAACGAGCTTGTACGAGTTCATCGAGACGATGCGACTCGACACCGCGAAGTACGCCTACCCCGTCGACTTCATGTGCGAACAACTCGGCGTGTCCAGGTCCGGATACTACGAATGGCGAACCCGCCCCGACTCCGCGACCGCCACCCGCCGCGCCCACCTTCGATCGGCCATCGAGGAGGTGTTCGCCGCGTCCGACGGCACCTACGGGCATCGACGTGTCCACGCGCAACTGCGGCGCCAGGGCGTGTCCGCCGGGCCGGAACTCGTCCGCCAGCTGATGCGCGAGCTCGGGCTCGTGCCGTGCCAGCCCCGCCCGAGGCGGTGGGGTCTCACCCAGTCGTCGTCCGGCACGGTGCCTGACCTCGTCGGCCGGGAGTTCACCGCCGACGCGCCTGGCGAGAAGCTCGTCGGCGACATCACGTACATCCCGACCGGCGAGGGGTGGCTGTATCTGGCGACCGTCATCGACTGCTGCACGAAGGAAGTCATCGGATACGCGATGGACGACCACTACCAGACGCCGTTGATATCCCGCGCCATCCGTAACGCCGCCCGGAATCGCGAACTCAGGAAGAACGCCATCTTTCATTCGGACCGGGGCAGCAACTACATGTCGGACGACTACGGCAGAACGCTGCGGGATCTGAGGTTGCGGCGATCTGCTGGCCGGACCGGAACTTGTTTCGACAATGCGATGGCGGAATCGTTCTTCGGTGCGCTGAAGAACGAACGCGTGTCGCGTGTGAAGTATCCCACTCGTGAGGCGGCACGCCGGGACGTTACTGCCTACATCGAATTCTGGTACAATCGTCAGCGTCTGCATTCAGCGGTGGGCTACCGACCTCCCCGGGAAGTCCACGCAGAGTTCGAGAACCTTCAAATCGCGGCGTGA
- a CDS encoding DUF397 domain-containing protein has product MAREPSWRKSSRSNGQGGNCIEVADNLPGRVLVRDTKDRDGGTLTFGSAAWSAFVELTKAS; this is encoded by the coding sequence ATGGCCCGGGAGCCGAGCTGGCGCAAGTCCTCCCGATCCAACGGGCAGGGCGGCAACTGCATCGAGGTGGCGGACAACCTGCCGGGGCGGGTCCTGGTCCGGGACACGAAGGACCGCGACGGTGGGACGTTGACGTTCGGTTCGGCTGCGTGGTCGGCGTTCGTCGAACTGACGAAGGCCAGCTGA
- a CDS encoding PLP-dependent aminotransferase family protein, with product MNDGNAADRVIQDLLRMVAAAAPGTRLPSVRELTARHGASPVTVAEAVRRLVARGLVEARPGRGTFVAAGPDDRHSPEAAPDLAWQTVALGARRPGEDEMQALLALPRPGAIALTGGYLDAELQPAAALGAALARAARQPAAWQRGPVEGREDLRAWFARATGGRLRTDDMIICSGGQAALSTALRALVAPGDTLLVESPTYLGALAAARANGLQVVPVPADPDGVRPDQLAAAFARTGARLFYCQPLHANPTGATLAAHRRAAVMTAVRDAGAFLIEDDYARDLTIDGEAPPPLAADDVNGHVVYLRSLTKSAAPGLRIAAIGARGPAGARLRAARLLDDLFVAGPLQQATVELVTAPAWPRHLRGLRTALRVRRDALLAALRRHLPDLVPATVPRGGLHLWVTLPDGTDDVALAAAAAAEGVVVFPGRPWYAAEPPAPHLRLTYAAAPPDQMDEAARRLATAAG from the coding sequence ATGAATGACGGTAACGCAGCCGACCGTGTTATCCAAGATCTGCTCCGGATGGTCGCCGCGGCGGCCCCTGGGACGCGGCTGCCCTCAGTGCGCGAGCTGACCGCCCGACACGGTGCCTCACCGGTGACCGTCGCCGAGGCGGTCCGGCGTCTGGTTGCCCGTGGGCTGGTCGAGGCGCGTCCCGGCAGAGGCACCTTCGTCGCCGCCGGCCCCGACGACCGGCACTCGCCTGAGGCAGCACCCGACCTGGCCTGGCAGACGGTGGCGCTCGGTGCCCGCCGGCCAGGTGAGGACGAGATGCAGGCGCTGCTGGCGTTGCCGAGGCCCGGCGCGATCGCGCTGACCGGCGGCTACCTGGACGCGGAGCTGCAGCCGGCGGCGGCGCTCGGCGCGGCACTGGCCCGGGCCGCCCGCCAGCCCGCTGCCTGGCAACGCGGCCCAGTCGAGGGGCGGGAGGATCTGCGTGCCTGGTTCGCGCGGGCGACCGGCGGCAGGCTACGCACCGACGACATGATCATCTGTTCGGGCGGGCAGGCCGCGCTCTCCACCGCGTTGCGGGCGCTCGTCGCGCCCGGTGACACGCTGCTCGTCGAATCCCCGACGTACCTCGGAGCGTTGGCCGCCGCCCGCGCGAACGGGCTGCAGGTGGTGCCGGTGCCGGCCGACCCCGACGGCGTACGCCCAGACCAGCTCGCCGCCGCGTTCGCCCGCACCGGCGCGCGGCTGTTCTACTGTCAGCCGCTGCACGCCAACCCGACCGGGGCGACACTGGCTGCGCACCGCCGGGCGGCGGTCATGACAGCGGTACGCGACGCCGGAGCGTTCCTGATCGAGGACGACTACGCCCGCGACCTCACCATCGACGGCGAAGCTCCGCCGCCGCTCGCCGCCGACGACGTCAACGGGCACGTGGTCTACCTGCGGTCGCTGACCAAGTCCGCCGCACCCGGCCTGCGGATAGCCGCGATCGGCGCGCGCGGACCGGCCGGTGCCCGGCTGCGGGCCGCCCGGCTGCTCGACGACCTCTTCGTCGCCGGCCCACTGCAGCAGGCCACTGTGGAGCTGGTGACCGCCCCGGCCTGGCCACGGCACCTGCGCGGGCTGCGTACCGCCCTCCGGGTCCGGCGGGACGCGTTGTTGGCCGCGCTGCGCCGGCACCTGCCCGACCTCGTCCCCGCCACGGTCCCGCGTGGCGGGCTGCACCTGTGGGTGACGCTGCCCGACGGCACCGACGATGTCGCACTGGCTGCCGCAGCCGCAGCCGAGGGCGTAGTCGTCTTCCCGGGCCGTCCCTGGTACGCGGCCGAACCACCGGCACCGCATCTGCGGCTGACGTATGCCGCCGCCCCACCCGACCAGATGGACGAGGCCGCCCGCCGCCTCGCCACGGCAGCCGGGTAA
- a CDS encoding DMT family transporter, translating to MKAKSSVTVVRPVTADRLTGLALGALGVLAFSMSLPATRVAVHQLDPWFVAFGRAVGAALLAWAYLGFTRAPRPTRSQWRRLSVVALGVVVGFPLFTSLALTTQPSAHGAVVIAVLPAVTAVFAVVRAGERPPPLFWAAAGGGLLAVLGFLAAGGAVRGALTAADLFLLVAVVLCGLGYAEGGALARELGGARTICWALLLSLPVTVAVTLVVAVNRLPHADAVTWSAFGYLTVVSMFLGFFAWYAGLARGGVARVGQVQLAQPVLTLLWSAVLLGETVSGASIMTALGVLACVVLTQYQRARVG from the coding sequence ATGAAAGCTAAGAGTAGCGTTACTGTGGTCCGGCCGGTAACAGCGGACCGGCTCACCGGGCTCGCCCTCGGCGCGCTGGGGGTGCTCGCGTTCAGCATGTCGCTACCCGCCACCAGGGTCGCCGTCCACCAACTCGACCCGTGGTTCGTCGCCTTCGGCCGAGCCGTCGGCGCGGCGCTGCTCGCCTGGGCGTACCTCGGATTCACCCGCGCCCCGCGACCCACCCGCAGCCAGTGGCGGCGGCTGTCGGTCGTCGCCCTCGGCGTCGTCGTCGGGTTCCCGCTGTTCACCTCGCTGGCGCTGACCACCCAGCCGTCCGCGCACGGCGCAGTCGTCATCGCCGTACTGCCGGCGGTCACCGCCGTGTTCGCGGTGGTACGGGCGGGGGAGCGCCCACCACCGCTGTTCTGGGCCGCCGCCGGCGGCGGGCTGCTCGCGGTGCTCGGTTTCCTGGCCGCCGGCGGCGCGGTACGCGGCGCGCTGACCGCCGCCGACCTGTTTCTGCTCGTCGCGGTCGTCCTGTGTGGTCTCGGGTACGCCGAGGGCGGCGCGCTCGCCCGTGAACTCGGTGGTGCCCGGACGATCTGTTGGGCGCTGCTGCTGTCACTGCCGGTCACGGTGGCCGTGACGCTGGTCGTCGCCGTGAACCGGCTGCCGCACGCCGACGCCGTGACCTGGTCGGCGTTCGGCTACCTGACCGTGGTCTCGATGTTCCTGGGCTTCTTCGCCTGGTACGCCGGGCTGGCCCGGGGTGGTGTCGCCCGGGTCGGTCAGGTTCAGCTCGCCCAGCCGGTGCTCACCCTGCTCTGGTCCGCCGTGCTGCTTGGCGAGACGGTCAGCGGCGCTTCGATCATGACCGCGCTGGGGGTGCTGGCCTGCGTGGTCCTGACCCAGTACCAGCGAGCGCGCGTCGGCTGA
- a CDS encoding ribbon-helix-helix domain-containing protein gives MSEPDFDRMTKDEVIAWFQNTDSLAPVIRSVTPAPATGPAPEAPMMLVSIRLPVALVEQLDRLAEESTARRSDVIREALTGYVAGRTAPVGRHEAEQALDVLRRIVTAHTNEGHADAA, from the coding sequence GTGAGCGAGCCGGACTTCGACCGGATGACCAAGGACGAGGTCATCGCCTGGTTTCAGAACACCGACAGCCTGGCGCCGGTCATCAGGTCGGTGACCCCTGCGCCGGCGACCGGTCCTGCACCGGAGGCACCGATGATGCTGGTGAGCATCCGGCTGCCCGTGGCGCTCGTCGAGCAGCTCGACCGTCTCGCCGAGGAGTCGACGGCCCGCCGGTCCGATGTCATCCGCGAGGCTCTGACGGGATACGTGGCCGGCCGCACCGCACCCGTCGGCCGGCACGAGGCTGAGCAGGCTCTCGACGTGCTCCGCCGCATCGTCACCGCACACACCAACGAGGGCCACGCCGACGCAGCGTGA
- a CDS encoding DUF6226 family protein has protein sequence MTSVDELRARVTAAYDRLGLPAWPNPHAGMDSPPEEEYSRVTDPGRYAIVHARARVWADVLGDRTGVVVDVLGSGSRDVEGSLGTFDRGVRITPARPGTLPLLLLERDAPLDRAPDRAEGTLPVLHVDVARPGTAVGMLPDCGCDACDHGSQDLLDAIDSWVGQVVAGPMVLLRGAGWYARWHPDGGESGGAGRGPDHRQLMELCRRLADGQDVRLPERSEAFVGGPWFG, from the coding sequence GTGACGAGTGTCGACGAGCTGCGGGCGCGGGTGACGGCCGCGTACGACCGGCTGGGTCTGCCGGCCTGGCCGAACCCGCACGCCGGGATGGACTCGCCACCCGAGGAGGAGTATTCGCGGGTCACCGACCCGGGCCGGTACGCGATCGTGCACGCCCGTGCCCGGGTGTGGGCCGACGTGCTCGGCGACCGGACCGGCGTCGTCGTCGACGTGCTCGGGTCGGGGTCGCGCGACGTCGAGGGATCGCTCGGTACCTTCGACCGTGGCGTGCGGATCACCCCGGCCAGGCCGGGCACCCTGCCGTTGCTGCTGCTGGAGCGCGACGCCCCACTCGACCGGGCCCCCGACCGGGCCGAGGGAACACTGCCGGTGCTGCACGTCGACGTCGCGCGGCCCGGAACGGCGGTCGGCATGCTGCCGGACTGCGGCTGCGACGCCTGCGACCACGGCTCACAGGACCTGCTCGACGCGATCGACAGCTGGGTGGGTCAGGTCGTCGCCGGCCCGATGGTGCTGCTGCGCGGTGCGGGCTGGTACGCGCGGTGGCACCCGGACGGCGGTGAGTCGGGCGGCGCGGGTCGGGGCCCGGACCACCGCCAGCTGATGGAGCTGTGCCGCCGACTGGCGGATGGCCAGGACGTCCGGCTGCCGGAGCGCTCCGAGGCGTTCGTCGGCGGTCCGTGGTTCGGCTGA
- a CDS encoding LysR family transcriptional regulator → MLDTWSLRVLVEVAEQQSFSAAAHALTMTQPAVSRQIAGLERRLGVPLFRRLPRGVRPTSAGIAAVEQAREVLARLRDLESRVAAFGGLAGGELRMSAFASANTTLVPAAISRFRARHPDVALRLITIDPAASLHAVADGLVDLALLTEWQLWADPAAARTAADPAGVPHTVVEGVDLVALVAEELQVALPATHPLAGKKRVHLPDLADETWIDGAYPDCLGPLTTLATALGGPPRIAFHCDDWHGKQALVAAGAGVMLVPTLASGTTRTGVVLRPTSPALPRRKLFAAMTAPPFRPPAVTAMLAMVRDLVDAGPLSPEDEAVHHGHE, encoded by the coding sequence ATGCTTGACACCTGGTCTCTGCGAGTGCTCGTCGAGGTCGCCGAGCAGCAGTCGTTCTCCGCAGCGGCGCACGCGCTCACGATGACCCAGCCGGCGGTCTCCCGACAGATCGCCGGGCTGGAGCGCCGGCTCGGCGTACCGCTGTTCCGCCGACTGCCCCGTGGCGTACGGCCGACCTCGGCCGGCATCGCCGCCGTCGAACAGGCCCGCGAGGTGCTCGCCCGGCTGCGGGATCTGGAGTCACGGGTGGCGGCCTTCGGTGGACTGGCCGGCGGCGAACTACGCATGAGCGCCTTCGCCAGCGCCAACACGACCCTCGTTCCGGCGGCGATCAGCCGGTTCCGCGCCCGACACCCCGACGTCGCGCTGCGGCTGATCACCATCGACCCTGCCGCCTCGCTGCACGCGGTCGCCGACGGCCTCGTCGACCTCGCGTTACTCACCGAGTGGCAGTTGTGGGCCGACCCGGCGGCGGCCCGCACAGCCGCCGACCCGGCCGGTGTCCCGCACACCGTGGTCGAGGGCGTCGACCTGGTCGCCCTGGTCGCAGAGGAGCTGCAGGTCGCGCTACCCGCGACGCACCCACTGGCCGGCAAGAAGCGGGTGCACCTGCCCGACCTGGCGGACGAGACATGGATCGATGGCGCCTACCCGGACTGTCTCGGCCCGCTCACCACACTGGCCACGGCCCTCGGTGGCCCGCCCCGGATCGCGTTCCACTGCGACGACTGGCACGGCAAGCAGGCCCTCGTCGCCGCCGGAGCGGGCGTCATGCTGGTGCCGACGCTGGCCAGCGGCACGACCCGTACGGGTGTGGTGCTGCGACCGACCAGCCCGGCCCTGCCCCGGCGGAAGCTCTTCGCCGCCATGACCGCCCCACCGTTCCGCCCACCGGCGGTCACCGCGATGCTTGCCATGGTCCGCGACCTGGTCGACGCCGGCCCGCTCTCGCCCGAGGACGAGGCGGTCCACCACGGTCACGAATAG
- a CDS encoding class I SAM-dependent methyltransferase, with the protein MTRIVNSAQAESWSGPEGAHWARQPERIEAMHSVLDEPLLTAAGIRVGDRVLDIGCGNGGTTRRAARAVTDGLGGSDGGTVVGIDLSGPMLDQARTLAASDGLTNITFEYGDAQVHPFTAESFDVAISRFGIMFFADPVAAFGNIRRALRRGGRLAFVCPQPARRNAWYRVPQMALHGTENGPLPESGMFSLAEPGRVTEVLTAAGFVDIRPEPVAAPMTYGVDVAGAVEFVIGTGPVRALLEQGSLTVARARQRLTAGLRPYLGPDGVALPGAYWLVTATRPEGDR; encoded by the coding sequence ATGACCAGGATCGTCAACTCCGCGCAGGCCGAGTCGTGGAGCGGTCCGGAGGGTGCCCACTGGGCACGCCAGCCCGAGCGCATCGAAGCGATGCATTCGGTGTTGGACGAGCCGTTGCTGACCGCTGCCGGCATCCGCGTCGGAGACCGGGTGCTCGACATCGGTTGCGGCAACGGGGGCACCACTCGTCGAGCGGCCCGCGCCGTCACCGACGGACTGGGTGGATCAGACGGCGGTACGGTCGTCGGCATCGACCTCTCCGGTCCGATGCTCGACCAGGCTCGGACCCTCGCCGCCAGCGACGGCCTGACGAACATCACCTTCGAGTACGGCGACGCGCAGGTCCATCCGTTCACCGCCGAGTCGTTCGACGTGGCGATCAGCCGATTCGGGATCATGTTCTTTGCCGACCCGGTCGCCGCCTTCGGCAACATCAGGCGGGCGCTGCGCCGGGGTGGCCGACTTGCCTTCGTCTGCCCGCAGCCGGCGCGGCGCAACGCCTGGTACCGGGTGCCGCAGATGGCCCTGCACGGTACCGAGAACGGGCCGCTGCCGGAGTCGGGGATGTTCTCGTTGGCCGAGCCGGGCCGGGTGACCGAGGTGCTGACGGCCGCTGGCTTCGTCGACATCCGTCCGGAGCCGGTCGCGGCACCGATGACGTACGGCGTCGACGTGGCCGGGGCGGTCGAGTTCGTCATCGGCACCGGGCCAGTGCGGGCGTTGCTGGAGCAGGGGAGTCTGACCGTTGCCCGGGCCCGGCAACGGCTGACCGCCGGTCTGCGTCC